The Plectropomus leopardus isolate mb chromosome 14, YSFRI_Pleo_2.0, whole genome shotgun sequence DNA window TGTTCACATGCGTTCCTATCATGCGTCTCCAGCTTAGCATGATTTCAGATTTCGTAACTGCCCCATGCAGTTGTGTTCACACTTTTGCTAGCTGCTCTGTAGCCTGCCTGCTTGTCAAGGACGcatcttttacttttatcttttaCACAAGATACGTGGTCAAATGCATCCCAGTCCACCTCTGCAAGCGGTTTAAGTGATTAGATCACATCAGATTACCTTTACATAGAGCCATACTAGCTGTTTCcctgtttccagtttttatgctaaactaagctaactggctgctggctcCAGCTACATATAACAGACACAAGAGTGGTATCAGTCTCACTGAACtatcagcaagaaagcaaataagtgtgTTCGcataaatgttgttgttttttacctttaagCCTTGAAACACCACAGGAttacagccagacagaacctgctGCACAAGGACATGtcagagaggtcaaaggtcaccagCAGTTGGACCTAAGAGGAAGAAACAACACTCATGTGATAtacaaaaagtttaaacatagtttttaaaTGACTCACATCTGCAATAATTCCTCACACACcacctctgtgtctgtttgccATGGGACTGTAGACAGGTATGTCTCTCAGGGTGTCATCTTTCCTGCTCGAGGCCAGACAGTCTTCAGATGTCTCTCACCTTCTTCCCAACTTCTCTGACAAGCCTGGGAATTTACACACCGAAGGAAACAAAGGAATTTCTTTCACATTCTGAGATTTTTATCAGTAAAGGAAACAAACTAAATAGTCCTTTTCCTCTCTTGCTGTTGTCCTCGCTCACACCGCAAGCATTTTTAAACCCCTTAACAGACATTGTAACCGCATGgtagacattttttgcaatcaaATTGCTTCACAAAAAACCATGGCAAAACCAGATATAAttttatacagatgtttttatataatgcatTTTAGTAGTTTGATTATACTGTCAATCTATTcagttctatttttattatattaaaatgtatatttgttttttataccatacattttaaaaagattttgttactagattaattattatatgtttttatttttatactttttttattttattaagttaatttattttcattttttattctataaaactgacaatttgttgttttggggggtttttttttttaccataagttctatacagatttttttttcagtagattaatttttaattccatctatttattttttctgatttattttatatgtttattgtatggcgttacttttattttcagatttttattatattacactgactttgcagttttacaatgcattatactagaaacttttttttctaaataaattgatgcattttttaaaaacatattctaCGGTCTGTAATTGCAAAGCTATTTCTTAGTGGGACTGTTAAAGTGTTAAGTCTGGTAATATTACATGTATGCCAGAGTGAGTGTTAAACATAATTCAAAAGGGGTCCGGATTTTTGGGAGGGTTGTGCACATCCAGGAGCTGTGAACTCCTTCAGCTCCACTCTCACTTCCTCTCACAGACAATGGAGCCAGGGTTAGAGGTGAAGGAATGAAAGTGAAGGAACCACCAGGAATCACTCAAGGTTAACTCGGCAGATTGAATGACCCCTCTGGGACAAATACGACTTAGAGCTACACACAAGTACAAACAATGGCAGGTCATTTGGCACTAATCGACTAGTGTGCTCTCAGATCACTTCACAATAGcaggaaagagaagaaaagggccttttttttcatcttaggTTCAGATGCTGATTATCTGCTACCTGCACTGAACTTTTGGTCACATGACAACATgacattgttttgtcttttttagaaaCAGTTATGGGTGGGCGACATATCCTCGATGTATCGCAGCTTGTTTGACGTGGGATGTGTAAAATGTCTATATCCCGAACATTGAGCAGAAActgtcacatcatttttttaaggcGTAAACAGGTTATTTATTTACaggttgtttatttatttacttattttgtatgtatttatttattttatttttaagattatttagggggatttttttttaatgactggaCAGCTACAGATTGACAAGAAATGTgggaatgacacacagcaaagggccactgGCTGAGGATTAAATTACACACAATAGgccaaatatttaaataaaacccaTCACTATTAACCACTGATTGTTTCCAGAGCCTTCATGCTCACCCTAAATGCCCTAAATGCCTCATTCAAACAGCATGGTTGTCAACTTTGAAAACTGGAAGTCGTAAAAACAATTTGTAAGGCAGTGAACCCTTCTGGCAGGAAGTAATAGTAAATGAAACCATGTTACAAATTTTGGCAGATGCTCGACACTAGGATTTGAAGTGAAGAAAGGACACTTTGAACCACAGAATGTAATAAATAacgttaaatatttaaaagctgCTGCCTTCTGCTAACATCTGCTGCACATAATTACAGGATATTAAGCATTAAAACtccagcaaaaacagaaaaaaatgctctaCAGTACAGAAAAACAATCTACTTTTGTTAGTGGACTTTCTGTTTGGaaattaggcattttttttacaggcCTATTAAGTAAAATCAtaggttgtgtttttaatatgatGTATTGATCTAATAAAATGGACTTTGGACCTCAActtttaaacaaacagacctgatGTTCTTCAAGTGATCAGGAAAAAATAAGGCGCTGAGGGCAATGTTAAAAGATTTTGGTacaaaaattaacagaaaagtTGCATACAGGGTGATTTCAGGAGAAGGCAAGTGGCATCTCCAAAGCTGGGAAATTCAGCTAATGTGGAGGTGCCAAAAGtggcagttccttgaatggccacttgagtctggctccaaaacatgttaaaatgcccgaCTGTTCAGCAGAAATATACATGTTTACAGCCCagtgcaaaaaacagttttgatctCAACAGCTAATTGCAACGGTCGAAATGCAGAACTCGAGCTTCAAGGCTATCACATGCAGTTGCTTAATTACGAGCAAAAAATCCCGGCTGGGGATGCTTGTTACATTCTCTTTGGGATTGATTGCCATATATATTGTTCTTTGCAATTCTCTCATAATGTAttgataaaatatgcaattataaATATGAGTTTTCCTATTATGTTCTCTTCATACAGGAGATGTGTTAGATTGTTGTATTTCAATGGAAAAATTCCAATGATAGTAAacgttttagtttttaaattgcCTCCATTTTTTCTCCCCATTAAAACCTCATGGTGTATTGACTACCAACCCCACAATGGTGATGGTTGTCACACATGTAGAAGATATATTTGACAGTCGATATCTTTTAAAACTGTATAAGCCTGAGAATAAAGTCGCTCCATAGCCTCCCACTATACATTAAAAGGGAATCTATTTACctcttgaaacctggatccacatcagttttcttgtgctgcattcagacacctttcatcagcatttaaacctctgaaatgtgagaaaagtggtttgatttctttcaaaaacaatcagcaactcagcatgaaatgtcctgaaaattgaaaaaataaataaatacaaaaaatcagtaaaaggtgacaataaaTGACCTGCAAAGTAGCTATAAAATATAATGGGTTTTTtcccatttcctgtttttgttctttttaaaaaaaaaaaaatccagacatttttcttataactttttaataTCTTATTGCTTATGgctcatttcttgttaagttgctcattggcttctttgcatgtttatttttttaagaaatccaaATCGCTCAGGCTTTAAAGGTTTAATAAGAATACAGAGGTATTCCAATTAAAGTGTTAAAGTATAAAGTGTGACAGTTGACCCCATTCTCCCCTACATTTGCTCTCAACTCAAACTTTCCACATTTCCGACAGCCCCTGAAGGCATCATGAAGTTGCATGTGCAGCCTTAAACTCGCAGCTCATTTCTATCTAATAACACTGACATCTTGAGGCTGTTGTAATCCTCCAtacctcctccctccctctctctctctgcagagcaGAAAAGCAGCTGAGCTTGATCTGACTTGTCCTCCCCGCTGCTGGAAGTGTTTTCTAGCTCCTCGAAACTTATTTGGGTGCTGTACTCACGCTGTGATATGGCcgtttctgtttctctccagtGTCTGGGGCTCATCATGCTGGCAGCGATCCTCCTGCAGACCATCGCGGTTGCCGTCAGTTTCCTGTACTTCAACAAAGTCCTGAACACGGTGAGATACGCGTTAGTCTATGTCTTCATCTAACAAATAATCACAGTATCAGACTTAATGCCATCCATCTGGTTTAAGGGAAATTTGatgaaaagatattttttcttacaACACAGAGCTTCACAGTGATCTATCTTCAGATTAACAGGGATACAAGCAACACGGTTTTCAGAGTCTCCACAGGAATTTAGGAGTGTGACATTTAGTATTTACTCACTAATTACCAAAGTAACCCAGATATTGATAAGCAACTAATAAAGCAGTACATGAAGGTCTTGTAAAATCTTATCAGTGGTCATGCCATAAAATGGTCGTTATCAACTGTAATGACCTACCACCTTCTATTCCTTGAGTTAAAACATTACAGGATTcatattttagttattttggtGATATGAGGTAAAAAGTCCCAGTTTTGCAAGAATTTCTGCAATTTCAATGCTGAACAATGAGAGGGGTGAAAGTTGAGAGAGTAGATAACACAAAACAATGGCAGGAAATGAGGCTAGTTAGGACTCAAGAGGTTGTGACACCCAAAAAGCTACATATTTCGGGTTTTGAGCAGACTTAATGACAAGCagaattttttttggtgttgagctctgattggctgaatcGCAGTAAATTGTGCTCATCATGTGCACACATCTGACCAGTTAATTTAGCATGGCTAATTCTGCCTGTAGATCTACTGTTTATTTTGCTTGATAACCAAGAGGCTATACAACTCTGacaaagaatatttttgaaaattctAATCAAAAGCAAACGAAAGGTTAAGGTCTCagctataaataaatgtttaaactaaATTTAACTAAAGTTAAGTTGGTCATTTGTGCCAACCAGCCCCATCAGCAGGGTTGGTTGGCacaatgttaacatgctgtagtaacaaacaaataaataaagcaaccagctgaaacaattTGAACATTTAATTCAAATAAGAACTTTTAATATATCTGCCCATTTTTAGAACTACACATTCTTAAGCGATTTATCAGTAGgaatgaattgttttgtttgcccATTCAAAACTATTAATGAccattcaaaataattttttttttattttttattctagtCAACAAAGTTTCGCTCTTTAAGAGGATGTAGTTAAGTTGcagttaagttttactttcactgcacctgccgttctgctgctctgtctgtgccccaCAGTACGCTCTGTGCTCCGACAGTGTTGTGCAATCAATAACCAAAAGGTACATATATTCATATAGTGCTCTTAATGACCGGTCTAGAGTGGGAAACTACGGATTATGTTATGCAGTTACGATCATTCATCACAGACTTTCAAATCTTAGATCAAAATGTAGCTGATTCCTATTTTTGTTAACCTGTATTTTTGCATACCACATATCTAAAGCAGTTTTGTAATACGTTTAGTCTATAGGCCacttttttacaactttttacaATCCACGAAAATGAATGTCACACTCATCAAAAAAGTGAGTGACTTTCAGGTGTTTTGCCAGTAGATgagctttttgtttctgtgacctTCAAAGGACCAGAAAATAGCTGGGTGCCAACCCAACCCCAGTCCCACCAAGTCGTAATAATGATTACGTGTCGCAGACAAACGCCGTATGACATTATGTTTTCCATGGctataaaaagctaaaaaagatttttttcactgtggcTCACTGCTTTACAAAAATCATTACAGAGCACAGCTTGCTGTTTGTGGATACttacctttgtgtgtgtgtggtatgctGAAGGAGCTGTAACTTCAGGTATTTTTGTTAGAAAAGATTTCTGCACTTATATCTTTAGGTATATTAGACCCTTTTCAGAGCATAAATGAATTAACAGTGCACAAATAGGTCAAAGTAACCAATCCCTTTCTAATCACTGGCAATATTCAACACACCTGTTCACAACCCATAGAAGCTCCACGTCTTGGGAATTGTAGTTTTGAAGTACTAAATGGAGTACTCTGAGGCATACAAATGGAATCCATATAGGTTATAAAGTACAAAAAGGGGTGGAAAAAAGTGagtacaaaaaatatacatgcaTCTTGTAATAGTTCAAATTCCATTACATAGTAAATTGGCTTGCTAGTCAGCACTTGTAAATTTGAgcgacattttgcaggtgaagtccAAGGGGGCCCTGGGCCTTTgtaattgtgatgtttttttgagggacttttttttttttgtagatttgtgtctctttgtggctgttttgtttcttttggtatctatttgttgtcattgtgtttctttttgtgtgtctttgtagttgttttgtgtctttttgctgtctttctgtgttCCTTGTCATCACTTTTAAGGCTTTCTAGTCAGTATGTATAAATTTGAGTGACAGtgtgcaggtgaaggccaggggaGGCCCTGACACTGTGGGACTTGGGCCTTAGCCCGGGATGCCCGTTTGTTAATCCATCGATGTTAATAGGAAGGTTTGTGCCTGATACTGGATATAAACAGGAGTTTTCCATGTGTCGTGGCACTGAGCAAAACTGCCACGTGGATAATTCCCATCTTTTAGAGAAGTTAAAGAGTCAGTTTGGGACCTGCCTTAATGTTGGCCTGCACCAGCTTATTGTGGAAATAAGGACCTTTTCAATAGAcaaagaggagaggggaggggattTTTGAAATGCTGGGATGATACTTCACCAGAGGCTAAAATAGGCTAGTTTTGTAAAAGGCTTTAGGTCTGAGGGGCATAAGTGGTCATGGAGAAGACCGAgtagctttttttcttgttaacacacttttttggggggatagttcatagcagcagcagacatttttgacttgtaataggaaaagcacaggtgtattaataacattaacaatggctgCATTCCACTCAGAGGGGGGCCTATTGTGGGTGCTGACTCACTGGATCTTACAGTGACATTTAATGGAGCTTAGACAtcgttaatgttattaatttcaCCTGGACTTTTCGTACTATCATTAGTCAAAATGTCTGATGGGGAAAATGTCTATTAGTCAGGAAACTGAttaattttcaagcaaaaatgccaaatattcacTATTTTTGTATCTTGTCATAGATAAACTAATTGtcgattaatcaagaaaataatcaaaagtttAATCGATAACGAAAATAATTGTTGGttgcactgtttttcttttttgctgacAGATGCAGGAGAGTTTCTCCCGCAGTAGCGTGTCCTGTCTGATTAATGCAAATCTGCATTATGAGGTTGAAAATTCAGCAGAGGACAAGAAGAACGACCCCTGCTGGCAAGTCACGCAACAGCTCCACTACCACATagagaaggtttttttttttttaatttatcttttatttaacctCAATTTTAGGTCCTTGATTGCAAAACTACTATGGGGTGAGAAAGTTCTTTTCATTATGTTTAGGATACTTTTTACTGGTACATCCACACAGTTCTGTCCACAATGTTGTGGCATTTTCAGGAATTAGACTTGGAAATTCTTTGTAGATTACATGCAGTTACTGCATGTTACTACTGCACCATTGACTGATGGAAAAAAACTCTGCATCTTCAAAATAACAGCAACTCACCCAAAGGGGAATACTGCTATGACAGGTCAACAGATGACATATTTGTTGACCCAGCGGGAGAAATGAAtgatttgggggggggggcaaggtCCTTAGTGATTTACTGAATTCTGCTTATTTAGATCTAAATATACATAAAAGGCTATAAATATCTGAGAAGGTCAAGACACTtgatctctttttctttctgtctctctgggtgtttttctttcagacGATGGCGGACAAATTCCAGAAGGAGATATCATCTGCTATGAGACGTGAGAACAAGGCCGCCATTGACTGTCAGTTACCACTAATAGGGTTAACAGATGTATTTTCCCACTAAAACTGTCCTGTGTGTTTCTTATGCGTCTGTGGTTTCACAGATAAGCTGACAGGAGTGCTGCCTTTCCTGAACCCTGGGGTCCGAGGGGTCCCTCTTCCTAAAGTTGCTGCCCATGTGACCGGTGTCATCTCGTCTACGGAGCCTCCAACCACAGATGGTGAGGGTCCGTTCATGTAGTATGTGGGTAAAATATCCagtatgtacacaaacacaggacttgTGATTTTCACAACACGTACTTAAAGCGCTTGCACACCTGCAAGGCCAGAGGTGAGGAATGTGCTTCAAGGCTTCCCAGGCTGCGCTCAGATTCAGTAGCATCTTCATACCTTTATGTTTGTTAGGACTTGCAGATGTGCAGCCGCTTTATCCTCGTCCTATAGCTACCTTTGTGACCAGTCAATGTCCCAATTACTCTTTGTACAGATATTAAATaagcacatacagtattttcagACAATAGTagtttatattttcatgattacttttatggtatttttacctttatttggCAATAGACAGACATGTGTGATGGACCACTCGACCACAAAAACACGCCTAGTTTTAATCTTTtgtacttaaaattaaaaaaaaaagtttttgaagcTTCTAAGTTTAAGCTTttgaaaagtgttaaaaaatactcaTTAAAACTGGGTCATATGATAGTGATATGATATGTTATGAATAACCCCATTTATACGAGTATGTGACAAATAGagctttgaatttaaaaaaaaaatagtgcaatCTGTGTTTTCCCCTCAAACCAGTGTCCTCAGGGAAGTCTGTGGGAAGAAGGCGTTGTGGGGACTATGTAATAGTGTCTTTTTTGATAATACCACTGGGGGACGCCAAAgtcaatttcttgctaaatctTTTGCCTTAAAGGAAAAGTCTGGAAATGTTCTATATTTTCTTCTGATAAATAAACTCCTTGAAATGACCAAAACCAGCAATAAACTGATCCTGGTAACAAGTATTGTTCATGTAGCCTGATATAAGCTATTCCTGCGTAACAAAGGCTTCCGTcattgtccaaaaactattaaaaacacatcagtgggCCACACTGCGTCACTAGGgacatgttttttcattttacaataaGTCATTTTTGGGTGGATCCTGCACACATGTCAATACTCATTAGAGCACCAAATGTTTATCAATCCGCAGCCGGAAAATAGTGCCCAGCTGTTTGACCaaagcattgtgtttttttaatgaaagtttaGAGTTATAATGtggtttttatagttttgtgtCTGTAATTGGAACAAATGTGCTAACAGAACAGAGAAGTTGAGAGTTGTTAAGAAGGCTGGGTTTCATCTGTTCCTGCCTTCTTTCAAAATGTGGGTGTTGTCACTGAACTTAAAAAAGTCGCTTCTCTATAAACACATCTGTAAGcattatttacacaatgagaatTTCACTAATGTTTGTGTCGTACTTGAATAGCGGTGACTGGTTTCACTCAATAACACACCACTCTATAAATCTCAAACATATTTGCATCAAAGTGAATGGCTTTTATcgctgtgtgtttatgtgtttttaggCCCGCGGAGGAGCAGGGGTTATCTGGGAGAGAGAATCAGAGCGTGGGAGGGCCAGAGAGGTCTGTCCTTCCTGCAGAACATGGAGCTGAAGGGCGGAGAGCTGCTAGTGCCCAGAGCGGGCCTCTACTACATCT harbors:
- the LOC121953865 gene encoding tumor necrosis factor ligand superfamily member 10-like, with product MAVSVSLQCLGLIMLAAILLQTIAVAVSFLYFNKVLNTMQESFSRSSVSCLINANLHYEVENSAEDKKNDPCWQVTQQLHYHIEKTMADKFQKEISSAMRHKLTGVLPFLNPGVRGVPLPKVAAHVTGVISSTEPPTTDGPRRSRGYLGERIRAWEGQRGLSFLQNMELKGGELLVPRAGLYYIYGQTYFRLPSTGETDGEAKEEGAELVQYIYKKMSSYTVPILLMKSSRSACWPRGPEPGLFSLHQAGTAFLQPADRLFITVSNASAMEMDGRASYFGAFLVG